Proteins encoded in a region of the Brevefilum fermentans genome:
- a CDS encoding cohesin domain-containing protein: MKIINLRSVLLVIILLGLVFAPQEPVLAQVAKAGVFEDIKVQPGAQFELPVEVRGVENLYAVDIEIRFDPAILQAEDADPNMEGVQAGLSTFLEAGLLLYNTIDNQEGVLRFAMSQVNPAEPVSGDGILLVVYFLARAEGKTELEISFLEASDRYGVEVVLEPEDGLVTVSQGAPIINATSIPTQDPGSVILIPTLAPTEIPTQAPTEIPTEPPDEGEAEIAMAYPESKPEVYTAYPESQPVEPPTTVAAEVEEGAAQASRSILDYWWAVLIVVLVAGGLAVYLWLSKKRAVG; the protein is encoded by the coding sequence ATGAAAATCATTAATTTAAGGTCGGTGTTGCTCGTTATCATCCTGCTGGGACTGGTTTTCGCACCCCAGGAGCCTGTGCTTGCTCAGGTGGCAAAAGCCGGCGTATTTGAAGACATCAAAGTGCAGCCCGGGGCGCAATTTGAGCTTCCCGTGGAGGTGCGCGGCGTTGAAAACCTGTACGCGGTCGATATCGAGATACGCTTTGACCCCGCCATCCTGCAGGCTGAGGATGCCGATCCGAATATGGAGGGCGTACAGGCTGGGCTGAGCACCTTTTTGGAAGCCGGCTTGCTGCTCTATAACACGATCGACAACCAGGAAGGCGTGCTGCGCTTTGCGATGTCGCAGGTCAACCCGGCTGAGCCGGTATCGGGCGATGGGATCCTGCTGGTGGTGTACTTTCTAGCCCGGGCAGAGGGCAAAACCGAACTGGAGATCAGCTTTTTGGAAGCCTCCGACCGTTACGGCGTGGAGGTCGTGTTGGAGCCCGAGGACGGGCTGGTGACGGTTTCCCAGGGGGCACCGATTATCAACGCCACCTCAATTCCCACCCAGGACCCGGGTTCGGTCATCCTGATTCCCACCCTGGCACCGACCGAAATCCCCACCCAGGCGCCCACCGAAATCCCCACCGAGCCGCCGGATGAGGGCGAGGCAGAGATCGCCATGGCGTACCCCGAGTCGAAGCCTGAAGTGTACACGGCTTACCCCGAGTCACAACCGGTCGAGCCGCCCACCACCGTTGCTGCCGAGGTTGAGGAGGGGGCTGCGCAGGCAAGCCGCTCGATTCTGGACTACTGGTGGGCGGTGCTGATTGTGGTCCTGGTGGCCGGCGGGCTGGCGGTTTACCTGTGGTTGAGCAAGAAGCGAGCCGTAGGGTGA
- a CDS encoding cohesin domain-containing protein, protein MQKRPTWQRWIIALSLSLLIASLAAPARAQGGTLVTVQPPVTQVPVGSDLAIELIIVGGVNLNAFDVSIAYDPSLLVLKRWSHGGYFTNLAVVSEVNQPGSLRLAATQLASPPVSGDGVLLVLTFTALAPGVTNVTIDRAEFADPFGNKVIPELAHGTVTAVSAPTYTLTPTFTRTPTVTATRTSTPTATFTPSFSATARATSTPTATTTSGVLAPTVTRPSTRTGAPTASQVVTQPEQALTLPAIATAAPRTQVAPTDLAPLPESAVPSPPGAESPGEALPAQAQPQDGWLVGLLWGVLIVATLAIGVMLLILLRRNSRHKHHEEDLLL, encoded by the coding sequence ATGCAAAAGAGACCCACCTGGCAGCGCTGGATCATCGCCCTGAGCCTCAGCCTGTTGATTGCCAGCCTGGCAGCGCCTGCACGCGCCCAGGGCGGGACCCTGGTTACGGTCCAGCCGCCGGTCACTCAGGTGCCGGTGGGCAGCGACCTTGCCATCGAACTGATCATCGTCGGAGGTGTCAACTTGAACGCCTTTGACGTCAGTATTGCTTACGACCCCTCGCTGCTGGTGCTCAAACGCTGGTCGCACGGCGGTTATTTTACCAACCTGGCTGTGGTCAGCGAGGTGAACCAGCCTGGCAGCTTGCGCCTGGCAGCCACGCAGTTGGCTTCTCCGCCCGTTTCGGGAGATGGGGTGCTGCTGGTCCTGACCTTTACTGCCCTGGCGCCGGGCGTCACAAACGTGACGATCGACCGCGCCGAGTTCGCCGATCCATTCGGCAACAAGGTGATCCCCGAACTGGCGCACGGGACGGTCACGGCGGTATCCGCGCCCACCTACACCCTGACGCCCACCTTCACCCGCACGCCGACCGTCACCGCCACCCGCACCTCAACCCCAACCGCCACCTTCACACCCAGCTTTTCCGCAACAGCCAGGGCAACCTCTACACCAACCGCCACAACGACCAGTGGCGTGCTGGCGCCCACCGTCACGCGCCCGTCCACCCGCACAGGAGCGCCCACTGCCAGCCAGGTCGTCACCCAACCCGAACAGGCGCTCACCCTCCCGGCTATTGCGACGGCTGCCCCGAGGACCCAGGTCGCACCGACGGACCTGGCGCCGCTGCCAGAGAGTGCTGTGCCGTCACCCCCGGGCGCTGAGTCACCGGGTGAAGCCCTGCCTGCCCAGGCTCAACCGCAGGATGGCTGGCTGGTGGGTCTGCTGTGGGGCGTCCTGATTGTCGCCACGCTGGCGATCGGCGTGATGCTTCTGATCCTGCTGCGACGCAACTCGCGCCACAAACACCATGAGGAGGATTTATTGTTATGA